The following coding sequences lie in one Alicyclobacillus curvatus genomic window:
- a CDS encoding S9 family peptidase, translated as MKVLQFPEPSLEEFYRTYSIGAFDINQDETRIAVALNLSGKFNLWGLDLPNTFPYPLTYQDQVPQFVRFDPQGRFLFVGFDTDGDENSQVYALSPLGGSLVPVRLAPGKRHEFGAISKDGNRLYYSSDKDNERFMNLYCYDMQADVEDTLLEGTETTVNFEAVAPDESSYTYMKVYSNTYSVTYLVIDGEDICLTPDASTVHLTSSSRYADKDTIVFITNFNSKSAYLAKFDIQTRQFSALFQPEGQDVSQVAVNQSGRVFCTAERGVVDSIYMGHLTSGQFERIRFPGAISFGIKLHESGRLYGVFTQENMPANLFRRELDDTWTKLTNIQVIGASSESLGQAETIRYPSFDGMEIEALLWHAPAHKRNGHTLIFPHGGPQAADRKLFFSLYQYLLSEGYDIFQANYRGSTGYGSEFTKMIERDWGGAPRKDMLAGIEYLIQNGLASRDKLFVIGGSFGGYMTLLLHGRHADYFRAAVDIFGPSNLFTFIDSVPEFWKPVMDVWVGNPDVDRDKLIEDSPITYLDGMTKPMLVIQGANDPRVVKAESDQIVEKLRALGREVEYVVLEDEGHGFTKKENELQVYKAVADFLRRHQAPRERESQWGH; from the coding sequence ATGAAGGTGTTGCAATTTCCGGAACCGTCACTGGAAGAGTTTTATCGAACGTATTCAATTGGGGCGTTTGATATCAATCAAGATGAAACGCGGATAGCTGTTGCACTTAATCTTAGCGGCAAGTTTAATCTGTGGGGCCTCGACCTTCCGAACACCTTCCCATATCCGCTTACATATCAAGACCAGGTGCCACAGTTTGTGCGCTTTGACCCACAAGGGCGGTTTCTGTTCGTCGGATTCGATACAGACGGAGATGAAAATTCCCAAGTGTATGCGCTTTCCCCGCTCGGAGGAAGTCTCGTGCCAGTGCGCCTGGCGCCAGGGAAACGCCATGAGTTCGGCGCCATTTCAAAAGACGGCAATCGTCTGTACTACAGTTCTGACAAGGACAACGAGCGTTTCATGAACTTGTATTGTTACGACATGCAGGCCGATGTCGAAGATACCCTGCTTGAAGGTACGGAGACAACTGTTAATTTTGAAGCAGTTGCGCCGGACGAGTCTTCATATACCTATATGAAAGTATACAGTAACACCTATTCCGTTACGTATCTGGTCATCGATGGCGAGGACATCTGTCTGACTCCCGATGCGAGTACGGTGCATCTGACAAGTTCAAGTCGTTACGCGGACAAAGACACAATTGTTTTTATCACAAACTTCAACTCAAAGTCTGCATACCTCGCGAAATTTGACATTCAGACACGGCAGTTTAGTGCGCTCTTCCAACCTGAAGGTCAAGACGTGAGCCAAGTGGCTGTAAATCAAAGTGGACGTGTCTTTTGCACCGCTGAGCGGGGGGTTGTTGACTCCATATACATGGGTCATCTGACAAGCGGACAGTTTGAACGCATACGATTTCCCGGTGCTATTTCGTTTGGCATCAAATTGCACGAGAGCGGACGGCTCTATGGAGTATTTACGCAGGAAAACATGCCCGCCAATCTGTTCCGTCGCGAACTTGATGATACCTGGACGAAATTGACGAACATTCAAGTCATCGGTGCTTCCTCAGAGAGCCTCGGTCAGGCCGAGACCATTCGTTATCCATCCTTTGACGGCATGGAAATCGAGGCCCTGTTGTGGCACGCTCCAGCACATAAGCGAAATGGGCACACGCTCATTTTTCCGCACGGCGGCCCCCAGGCTGCGGACCGGAAGCTGTTCTTCTCGCTCTACCAATACTTACTGTCAGAAGGATACGACATCTTTCAAGCCAACTACCGCGGGAGCACAGGTTACGGCTCAGAATTCACGAAGATGATTGAGCGCGACTGGGGCGGCGCACCGCGTAAAGACATGCTCGCTGGAATCGAGTACCTGATTCAGAATGGACTTGCGTCGAGAGACAAATTATTCGTTATCGGTGGGAGTTTTGGCGGCTACATGACCTTGTTGTTGCATGGCCGGCATGCAGACTATTTTCGAGCAGCTGTTGATATTTTTGGGCCGTCGAACCTCTTCACCTTTATCGACTCCGTACCTGAGTTCTGGAAACCCGTCATGGATGTGTGGGTGGGCAATCCTGATGTCGATAGAGATAAGCTCATCGAAGACTCCCCCATCACCTATCTCGATGGCATGACAAAACCGATGCTTGTCATCCAAGGTGCAAATGACCCCCGTGTCGTGAAAGCAGAATCTGACCAGATTGTGGAGAAACTGCGTGCCCTCGGACGTGAGGTAGAGTATGTGGTTTTGGAGGACGAGGGTCACGGATTCACGAAGAAGGAGAACGAGCTTCAGGTGTACAAAGCGGTGGCAGATTTTCTAAGGCGTCATCAAGCCCCAAGAGAGAGGGAGTCGCAGTGGGGTCATTGA
- a CDS encoding radical SAM protein: MHRAPQFQRLHAKQVMNRVTAPSMPFSWSLNPYRGCTHGCSFCYARTTHTYMGLSADDTFRNHIFVKEDAAAVLEGQLSRKLRKFGGNLLRLQEDIGLLAIGTATDPYQPIEARAKITRACLEVLADYQIPTSITTRSPLILRDVDVLLRMNLHSINFSINTLDKNIWRGLEPATPAPLKRLEAVQSLFQAGLSVGVFLAPILPSLTDSFQSLEEVVSAAKQHQAQYLMPSVLRLTPEVRTWFFAALEHRFPSLLPTYRRLYRTAYPPLAYVKPVMSRVRQLMSQTSLPSYSELESSFSTHRHASDKLEGEQMVLPL; this comes from the coding sequence ATGCATCGTGCTCCACAATTTCAGAGGCTCCACGCAAAGCAAGTCATGAATAGAGTGACTGCACCTTCAATGCCTTTCTCCTGGTCACTCAACCCATATCGCGGGTGCACACATGGATGCAGCTTTTGCTATGCAAGGACGACACACACTTACATGGGTTTATCCGCCGACGACACCTTTCGCAATCACATCTTTGTGAAGGAAGACGCTGCTGCGGTGTTAGAAGGTCAGTTATCACGAAAACTACGTAAGTTCGGCGGTAATCTCTTGCGCCTTCAAGAAGACATCGGTCTACTTGCCATCGGTACCGCGACAGATCCCTACCAACCGATTGAGGCTCGTGCAAAAATCACCCGGGCTTGTCTCGAAGTCCTGGCAGATTATCAAATACCCACGTCTATTACCACCCGTTCGCCGCTCATCTTGCGGGATGTAGATGTGCTGTTGCGCATGAATTTGCACTCCATCAACTTTAGTATCAACACACTCGATAAGAACATCTGGAGAGGTCTGGAGCCGGCAACGCCGGCTCCCCTGAAACGCCTTGAGGCTGTGCAATCACTGTTTCAAGCGGGGCTCAGTGTCGGCGTGTTTCTCGCGCCCATTCTGCCTTCTTTGACAGACTCCTTTCAGTCCCTCGAAGAGGTTGTTTCTGCAGCCAAGCAACACCAGGCGCAGTACCTGATGCCGTCCGTATTGAGATTGACACCTGAAGTGAGAACGTGGTTTTTTGCCGCTCTCGAGCACCGCTTCCCGTCGTTGCTGCCCACCTACCGCCGACTCTACCGTACGGCTTATCCGCCTCTAGCTTACGTTAAGCCTGTTATGTCTCGTGTGCGGCAACTGATGAGCCAAACCAGCTTGCCTTCGTACAGCGAATTGGAATCATCCTTTTCAACACATCGACACGCCTCTGACAAACTGGAAGGCGAACAGATGGTCTTGCCACTTTAA
- a CDS encoding peptidoglycan-binding protein, producing the protein MPRNLQTHHSTQQSTRVDTSNLATAATSTTAATSTHAGQPTTVGASNATAGLTTAVVTTISGQATVKRGDAVKKTLRFAAVLSTSLLLLASPAVTAFAASNTDANTTQGVSRPYPGWLTLFGSRGGVVKEIQAQLNKDGFSVGPVDGDFGPLTLHGVKAFQAAHHLVTDGVVGPVTWDALFPQGESPLVAAVQRYLQTRNDVVSFAVFDKLNNQTYVYNPYGTFDTASTVKPLILATLLHQDEVRHVKLTATENILAIPMIEQSNNSDATALWNLIGGSVGVQSFANLAGMHSTTADKYGYWGLTTTTALDQVHLMEDFAYPNPLLSAADRAYALNLMSHVVSWERWGVSAGVPYTAYLALKNGWLPLATGNWEINSVGYVDGGGRNYVIAVLTRNNPTEQYGIVTAEGISRIVFSDLGSTK; encoded by the coding sequence ATGCCGAGAAATCTCCAGACTCATCATTCTACGCAGCAATCAACGAGAGTAGATACGTCAAACCTGGCAACCGCAGCCACATCAACAACCGCAGCCACATCAACACACGCAGGCCAACCCACTACAGTCGGCGCATCGAACGCAACCGCTGGACTCACCACAGCAGTCGTCACAACCATTTCAGGCCAGGCAACCGTGAAAAGGGGTGATGCAGTGAAAAAGACACTTCGTTTCGCAGCCGTCTTGTCAACTTCGCTTTTACTGCTGGCGAGTCCTGCAGTGACGGCCTTCGCAGCATCGAACACCGACGCGAATACTACACAGGGAGTGAGTCGTCCATATCCAGGGTGGTTGACACTCTTCGGATCACGGGGGGGAGTTGTCAAGGAAATTCAGGCTCAACTGAACAAAGACGGATTTTCGGTTGGTCCGGTGGACGGCGACTTTGGTCCACTGACGCTCCACGGCGTGAAAGCATTTCAAGCCGCTCATCACTTGGTCACGGATGGAGTTGTCGGGCCGGTCACATGGGATGCACTGTTCCCACAAGGAGAGTCACCATTGGTTGCGGCGGTGCAAAGGTACCTTCAAACCCGAAACGATGTTGTGTCATTCGCAGTCTTTGATAAGCTGAATAACCAGACCTACGTGTATAACCCCTATGGGACTTTTGACACGGCGAGCACTGTTAAACCGCTCATATTGGCAACTCTCCTTCATCAGGATGAGGTTCGCCATGTGAAGTTGACAGCGACGGAAAACATATTGGCCATCCCGATGATAGAACAGAGTAACAATAGTGACGCTACGGCACTGTGGAACCTTATAGGGGGTTCGGTCGGCGTGCAGTCATTCGCAAATTTGGCTGGCATGCACAGCACTACAGCAGATAAGTACGGTTATTGGGGACTCACAACGACGACAGCGCTAGACCAGGTTCATTTAATGGAGGATTTTGCATATCCCAATCCGCTTCTTAGTGCTGCTGACAGAGCCTACGCCCTCAATTTGATGAGTCATGTGGTTTCATGGGAGCGTTGGGGAGTATCCGCCGGCGTACCATATACCGCCTATCTCGCTTTGAAGAACGGGTGGCTGCCACTCGCTACGGGAAACTGGGAAATCAATAGTGTCGGCTATGTCGATGGCGGGGGAAGGAATTACGTCATCGCCGTCTTAACTCGAAATAATCCAACAGAGCAGTACGGGATTGTGACCGCAGAGGGGATTTCAAGGATCGTCTTCTCCGACCTCGGGTCGACGAAGTGA
- a CDS encoding carbonic anhydrase encodes MTRLEEILEFNRQFVEGKEYEQYQTSKFPDKKLVILSCMDTRLTDLLPRAMNLKNGDAKFVKNAGAVVSHPFGSIMRSILVAVYDLGADEICVIGHYGCGMSSINPEETIQKMSNRGISQETIHTLEYAGVDLHAWLQRIESIPDSVRESVEMIRNHPLIPNSVRVHGLVIDPDTGKLDVVVDGYEQE; translated from the coding sequence GTGACTCGTCTCGAGGAGATATTAGAGTTCAATCGTCAATTTGTTGAAGGCAAAGAGTACGAGCAGTATCAAACCTCGAAATTTCCCGACAAGAAACTTGTGATTTTGTCCTGTATGGACACCCGACTCACGGACCTGCTTCCAAGAGCCATGAACCTAAAAAATGGAGATGCGAAATTCGTAAAGAACGCCGGTGCTGTGGTTTCACATCCTTTCGGCAGTATCATGCGCAGTATTCTCGTGGCCGTATATGACCTTGGCGCCGATGAGATTTGCGTTATCGGCCATTATGGTTGCGGCATGAGCAGCATTAATCCAGAGGAAACCATTCAGAAGATGAGCAATCGCGGAATCTCGCAAGAAACCATTCACACACTGGAGTACGCAGGCGTTGATTTGCACGCCTGGTTGCAACGAATTGAATCGATTCCGGACAGTGTGCGAGAAAGCGTCGAGATGATTCGAAACCACCCGCTCATTCCGAACAGTGTTCGTGTACACGGGCTTGTCATCGATCCCGATACGGGCAAACTCGATGTTGTAGTCGATGGCTACGAACAGGAATAG
- a CDS encoding cytochrome P450, whose protein sequence is MVNLFSPELKRNPYPMYQAMRQSQPVMHMESLDIWSVFRYADVKTVLSDHTRFSSQYGRAPDMDDSASFQARRGSTLITTDPPRHTDLRSLVNRAFTPRAVEALEPRIAEIANELFDKVGNSGEIDLVKDFSYPLPVIVIAELLGIPSQDRDRFKHWSDEIVASADQVLGKTDVQSDTAHREMGAYFYEILQARRAHPQNDLISALIQAEVDNERLSEEDILSFCWLLLVAGNETTTNLIGNAMLTLLEHPDQLALLRENSHLLSGAIEESLRYRSPVQAMFRMTTGDVEIAGQTIPAGKRVVAWIGSANRDEERFVEAEKFDITRNPNPHIAFGHGIHFCLGAPLARLEARVALAAALERLQDVSRVDDSPLEPARGIIVHGVTSLPLRFSAK, encoded by the coding sequence ATGGTAAACCTGTTTTCTCCTGAGTTAAAGAGAAACCCATATCCCATGTATCAGGCGATGCGGCAGTCACAACCGGTCATGCACATGGAGTCTTTGGACATTTGGTCGGTGTTTCGCTATGCCGATGTAAAGACAGTTCTGTCTGACCATACTCGCTTTTCCTCGCAGTACGGACGTGCGCCAGATATGGACGACAGTGCGTCATTCCAGGCACGGAGAGGTTCCACGCTCATCACGACGGATCCGCCAAGGCATACGGATCTTCGTTCCCTGGTCAATCGGGCATTCACGCCCAGGGCCGTGGAGGCGCTTGAACCGAGGATCGCCGAAATCGCGAACGAACTCTTCGACAAGGTGGGGAATAGCGGAGAAATCGATCTTGTGAAGGATTTCTCCTACCCGCTCCCCGTTATCGTCATCGCAGAACTGCTCGGTATCCCAAGTCAAGACAGAGACCGATTTAAGCATTGGTCAGACGAAATTGTGGCCTCCGCCGACCAAGTGCTGGGAAAGACGGACGTTCAGTCAGACACTGCTCATCGTGAAATGGGAGCTTATTTCTATGAAATTCTTCAAGCCCGCCGTGCTCATCCGCAGAATGACCTGATTAGCGCACTCATTCAAGCTGAGGTCGACAATGAGAGACTGAGCGAAGAGGATATTCTGTCCTTTTGTTGGCTCTTGTTGGTGGCAGGTAATGAGACGACGACAAATCTGATTGGTAATGCGATGCTTACGTTGCTTGAGCATCCAGACCAACTCGCTCTATTACGCGAGAATTCTCATCTGCTCTCAGGTGCGATTGAGGAATCGCTTCGCTACAGGTCTCCCGTTCAGGCGATGTTTCGAATGACGACAGGGGACGTTGAAATTGCGGGACAGACGATTCCTGCTGGCAAACGGGTTGTTGCGTGGATTGGGTCGGCCAATCGCGATGAGGAAAGGTTTGTTGAAGCAGAGAAATTTGACATCACACGCAATCCGAATCCTCATATCGCGTTTGGTCATGGAATCCACTTTTGTCTGGGAGCTCCACTTGCTCGCCTCGAAGCTCGAGTGGCGCTGGCAGCGGCCCTGGAGCGCTTGCAGGATGTGTCTCGCGTCGATGATTCGCCGCTGGAACCGGCGAGAGGAATCATTGTGCACGGGGTCACCAGTTTACCACTCAGATTTTCGGCAAAGTAG
- a CDS encoding LLM class flavin-dependent oxidoreductase: MTKSLQDISFSVLDLAPIVVGSNAGAALQNSLDLARHAEQWGYTRYWVAEHHSMPGIASSATAVVIGHIAGGTSSIRVGSGGVMLPNHSPLVIAEQFGTLESLFPGRIDLGLGRAPGTDHLTARALRRGPDRNGEDFPELLAELRSYLAPPGEIPVNSVRAVPGEGLEVPIWLLGSSDFSARLASKLGLPFGFASHFSPNFTLPALDLYRKNFQPSEQLSAPYAMVGVNVVAAETDEEARRLATSMQLQFLSLLRNRPGQLRPPVDNIDDYCTDFEKAALDERSRFSIVGNPETVRRGLQLFLDETHADEMIVSSQIYHHEARLRSYEILSEVFRGV; the protein is encoded by the coding sequence ATGACCAAATCCCTTCAAGATATCTCGTTTTCTGTTCTTGACCTTGCTCCCATAGTGGTGGGGAGTAATGCGGGAGCTGCCCTCCAGAACAGCCTTGACTTAGCAAGACACGCCGAGCAGTGGGGTTACACCCGCTATTGGGTTGCTGAGCATCACAGCATGCCTGGTATTGCGAGTTCAGCGACAGCCGTGGTGATTGGACATATTGCAGGTGGCACGTCAAGCATCAGGGTGGGGTCCGGCGGTGTGATGTTGCCCAACCACTCTCCGCTTGTCATTGCCGAACAGTTTGGGACCCTCGAATCTTTATTTCCGGGCCGCATTGACCTCGGACTTGGACGGGCACCCGGTACGGACCATTTGACGGCAAGGGCACTTCGTCGGGGACCGGATAGAAATGGGGAAGACTTTCCCGAGTTGCTTGCGGAACTCCGTTCCTATTTAGCTCCACCGGGAGAAATTCCTGTGAATTCCGTTCGAGCTGTGCCCGGCGAAGGGTTGGAAGTCCCCATCTGGCTTCTCGGGTCGAGCGATTTCAGCGCCCGACTTGCCAGTAAGCTAGGTCTGCCGTTTGGGTTTGCCAGTCACTTTTCACCAAACTTCACCTTGCCAGCCTTGGACTTGTACCGAAAGAACTTCCAACCTTCAGAGCAACTGAGTGCTCCTTACGCCATGGTAGGAGTCAATGTTGTCGCAGCCGAAACCGACGAGGAGGCACGTCGGCTGGCGACCTCCATGCAACTTCAGTTTCTCAGCCTGCTGCGCAATCGCCCGGGCCAATTGCGGCCCCCAGTTGATAATATCGACGATTACTGCACTGATTTTGAAAAGGCTGCTCTCGATGAGCGGAGTCGGTTTAGTATTGTCGGCAATCCTGAGACAGTCAGACGTGGGTTGCAGCTTTTTCTCGATGAAACGCATGCAGACGAGATGATTGTGAGCTCGCAAATTTACCATCATGAAGCGCGTCTTCGTTCCTACGAGATACTCTCAGAGGTGTTTCGCGGCGTCTAG
- a CDS encoding 5-methyltetrahydropteroyltriglutamate--homocysteine S-methyltransferase: MAPEISAGPRQMPPFRADQVGSLLRTERIHKARADYFTGDITHEQLRNIENEEIVRIVRKQQEIGLTAVTDGEFRRAFWHFDFLEGLDGVERYVTEGIQFHGSTAKAQAIRVVDKVNFSNHPMLEDFRFLRQTAGSSVAKMTIPSPSMLHYRGTLIDGVYPDLDEFFNDLGQAYAKAVQSFYEAGCRYLQLDDTAWAYLCSDDERAKLAARGLNPDALMSHYANTINRAVADKPSDMRITMHICRGNFRSTWITSGGYEPVAETLFEGLNIDGFFLEYDTDRAGGFEPLRYVKRKDLQIVLGLVTSKHGALEEEKEVKRRIAEATRYVPLNQLCLSPQCGFASTEEGNLLTEDEQWAKLAHVVEIARDVWR; this comes from the coding sequence ATGGCACCAGAGATTTCAGCCGGTCCGCGTCAAATGCCGCCTTTTCGTGCTGACCAGGTTGGCAGCCTGTTGAGAACAGAGCGCATTCATAAAGCCAGAGCAGACTATTTCACTGGAGACATCACTCACGAACAACTGCGAAACATTGAAAACGAAGAAATTGTGCGCATTGTGCGCAAGCAACAAGAGATTGGCTTGACTGCTGTGACGGACGGGGAGTTCAGGCGGGCCTTTTGGCATTTCGACTTCCTTGAGGGTCTCGATGGCGTGGAACGGTATGTAACAGAGGGCATTCAATTTCACGGCAGTACTGCCAAGGCTCAGGCGATTCGAGTCGTCGACAAGGTGAATTTTAGCAACCATCCGATGCTCGAAGACTTCCGGTTTCTGAGGCAAACAGCGGGCAGCAGTGTAGCCAAAATGACCATTCCAAGTCCGAGCATGCTTCACTATCGCGGAACATTGATTGACGGTGTCTATCCGGATTTGGACGAGTTTTTTAATGACCTCGGACAAGCGTATGCCAAGGCAGTCCAGTCGTTCTACGAGGCTGGGTGCCGGTATCTACAGCTTGATGACACCGCCTGGGCGTACCTCTGCTCGGATGATGAGCGGGCAAAGCTTGCGGCACGCGGCCTGAACCCTGACGCGTTGATGTCACATTACGCCAATACCATTAACCGAGCGGTTGCCGATAAACCTTCAGACATGCGCATTACCATGCACATCTGCCGTGGCAACTTTCGTTCTACCTGGATTACGTCAGGCGGGTATGAGCCCGTGGCTGAGACGTTGTTTGAAGGGCTCAATATTGACGGATTTTTCCTTGAATACGATACTGACCGTGCTGGGGGCTTTGAACCCCTTCGCTATGTGAAGCGCAAAGACCTGCAAATTGTGCTCGGTCTGGTTACCTCAAAACACGGGGCGCTCGAAGAGGAAAAAGAAGTCAAGCGAAGGATTGCAGAAGCAACGCGTTATGTGCCTCTCAATCAGTTATGTCTAAGCCCGCAATGCGGTTTTGCATCGACAGAAGAGGGAAACTTGTTGACGGAAGATGAGCAGTGGGCGAAGCTAGCGCACGTGGTCGAGATTGCCCGAGACGTTTGGCGCTAA
- a CDS encoding ammonium transporter, with the protein MSNTALTLGLNTVWTVLTASMIFFMEGGFALLEAGFVRSKNHVSIIMKVLADLVFGVLAFFVVGFALMFGKNFGGIIGSSGFFLSGQLVHLPTTIPHTAFWLFQAAFAVAAISIVSGAVAERMNFKAYLLYIVVMTAVIYPISGHWVWGSGGWLGKLGMEDFAGSTVIHAMAGFAALAGAQLIGPRIGKFGTGGRQVSFAPSNLPLAAIGTFILWFGWFGFNAGSTLNAEASDISQIAVNTLLASIAGGGSAMLYTLFRNNHADIGATINGVLSGLVAITAGCAFVAPWAALLIGTAAGILMMLGTAWLERLRIDDPVGAVPVHGLNGVFGTLMVGLFATKGGLLTTGHWHLLGVQFLGTLVISIWGFGMTFVALKAIGAVLPLRVSEAEEEIGLDLSHHGTVAISLENVRRSAAAHGAKRVPASARTGLVFEESAER; encoded by the coding sequence ATGTCCAACACAGCACTGACGCTTGGTCTGAACACAGTCTGGACGGTTCTAACAGCATCGATGATTTTCTTTATGGAGGGCGGATTTGCACTGCTTGAAGCGGGTTTTGTTCGCTCGAAGAACCATGTCTCAATCATCATGAAAGTACTGGCTGACTTGGTGTTTGGTGTGTTGGCATTCTTTGTCGTTGGATTTGCGTTGATGTTCGGTAAAAACTTTGGCGGCATTATCGGTTCGTCCGGCTTCTTTCTCTCCGGACAACTTGTACATTTGCCAACGACGATTCCACATACGGCGTTTTGGCTGTTCCAGGCAGCGTTTGCGGTCGCGGCCATCAGCATTGTCAGCGGCGCGGTCGCGGAACGGATGAACTTCAAGGCATATTTGCTCTATATCGTGGTCATGACAGCTGTCATTTACCCGATTTCTGGTCACTGGGTCTGGGGCAGCGGCGGATGGCTGGGCAAACTCGGAATGGAAGACTTCGCCGGATCGACCGTGATTCACGCCATGGCTGGCTTTGCTGCACTGGCTGGTGCACAACTGATTGGCCCACGCATTGGCAAGTTCGGAACAGGTGGCCGACAGGTCTCGTTTGCACCGAGTAATCTCCCCCTGGCGGCCATCGGAACGTTTATTCTCTGGTTCGGTTGGTTTGGTTTTAATGCAGGCAGCACGCTGAACGCCGAGGCGTCTGACATCTCGCAAATTGCGGTAAACACCCTGTTGGCATCGATAGCAGGCGGCGGCAGTGCGATGCTGTACACACTGTTTCGGAACAATCATGCCGATATCGGGGCCACAATCAACGGTGTGCTGTCAGGCTTGGTGGCCATCACTGCGGGTTGCGCGTTTGTTGCCCCGTGGGCGGCACTGCTCATCGGCACGGCTGCCGGTATCCTCATGATGCTTGGAACCGCGTGGTTGGAGCGGTTGCGCATTGACGATCCGGTTGGCGCCGTGCCCGTTCACGGACTAAACGGGGTGTTTGGCACATTGATGGTCGGGCTGTTTGCCACGAAGGGCGGACTGCTGACCACCGGTCACTGGCACCTGCTTGGCGTCCAGTTTCTCGGTACATTGGTCATTAGCATTTGGGGCTTTGGGATGACATTTGTTGCCCTGAAGGCAATTGGCGCCGTACTCCCACTTCGCGTGAGTGAGGCTGAAGAGGAAATCGGCCTTGACCTTAGTCATCACGGGACTGTGGCTATCTCTCTTGAAAACGTTCGTCGATCTGCTGCAGCCCACGGTGCCAAACGCGTACCAGCAAGCGCGAGGACGGGTCTCGTGTTTGAAGAGAGTGCCGAGCGCTAG
- the queE gene encoding 7-carboxy-7-deazaguanine synthase QueE translates to MLSKIPVIELFGPTIQGEGMVIGQKTMFVRTAGCDYSCVWCDSAFTWNGTEKDATRMMHPEEVLDELLALGGSRFNHVTITGGNPALIGSPMARFIDLCHQRGYRVGLETQASRMQPWFLEVDDLTLSPKPPSSRMNTDWTELDKIVATLDDKRVNFSLKVVVFDDADIEYAKNVFARYPHVTQKYVQPGNARVTELGDISQHLLERLAWLFQVVIDRPEFNSVRVLPQLHAMVWSNQRER, encoded by the coding sequence ATGTTGAGTAAGATCCCGGTGATAGAACTCTTCGGCCCCACGATTCAGGGTGAAGGCATGGTGATAGGTCAGAAAACCATGTTTGTTCGCACTGCAGGATGTGATTATTCTTGTGTCTGGTGCGACTCTGCGTTCACGTGGAACGGAACGGAGAAGGATGCTACTCGCATGATGCATCCTGAAGAGGTCCTTGATGAACTGTTGGCCCTTGGTGGCAGTCGCTTTAATCACGTTACCATTACCGGTGGAAATCCTGCACTAATTGGCTCTCCGATGGCACGGTTCATTGACTTATGTCATCAGAGAGGGTACCGCGTTGGCCTCGAGACACAAGCAAGTCGGATGCAACCGTGGTTTCTCGAAGTGGATGACCTGACGTTGAGTCCCAAGCCGCCGAGTTCACGGATGAACACCGACTGGACGGAGCTCGACAAGATTGTCGCCACACTTGATGATAAGCGTGTGAACTTCAGCCTCAAAGTTGTGGTCTTTGACGATGCAGACATCGAGTACGCCAAAAACGTGTTTGCACGGTATCCGCATGTCACGCAAAAGTACGTACAACCTGGAAACGCGCGCGTCACTGAACTGGGTGACATTTCACAACACCTTCTCGAACGGTTAGCGTGGCTGTTTCAAGTTGTCATTGACAGACCAGAGTTCAATTCAGTTCGTGTGTTGCCGCAACTCCACGCCATGGTTTGGAGCAACCAACGGGAACGTTAA
- the queD gene encoding 6-carboxytetrahydropterin synthase QueD, protein MSVVRICKIFTFDAAHQLTGHTGKCANLHGHTYTLEVVIAGEPHGPLHPSDEGFVMDFAQLKSVVKEKIVDVFDHAFLAMGNEAAIDTLRLSGSKVTILGFRTTAENMALYICHELREAGLPIHSVKLWETQTSWAEVYAADIPPQGPKYGAEGACDVE, encoded by the coding sequence ATGTCGGTTGTACGCATATGCAAAATATTTACGTTCGACGCAGCCCACCAGTTGACTGGGCACACTGGAAAGTGTGCCAACTTACATGGGCACACCTATACCTTAGAGGTGGTCATTGCAGGGGAACCGCATGGGCCTCTGCATCCATCCGATGAGGGTTTTGTTATGGATTTTGCACAATTGAAAAGCGTCGTCAAAGAAAAGATTGTTGATGTATTCGATCACGCTTTCCTCGCTATGGGCAACGAAGCGGCGATAGACACATTGCGTTTATCGGGATCGAAAGTAACCATCTTGGGATTTCGGACAACTGCAGAGAACATGGCGCTCTATATCTGCCATGAGCTTCGGGAAGCAGGTCTCCCCATCCATTCCGTAAAACTCTGGGAGACCCAGACTTCGTGGGCAGAGGTCTATGCAGCTGACATCCCGCCACAAGGGCCAAAGTATGGTGCCGAGGGGGCGTGCGATGTTGAGTAA